GCGAGACATGGCGACCTCCAAATGTCAGAAAGTGCCGTCAGAATAAGCGATGCGTCAGTAATTCCACAAGGGATATGTTTCTGACAGTCATCAAACAACCGTCAGAAACTGGTCAATTACTGCCGGCAAGAGACCTGAAGCGGTGACACTAGGAGGGTGGCGCAGGCGATACGACAAGAGGGGCCTCGTTTCTGAAACGGCCCCCAGGGTGCTTTGGTGCTTGCGTCTCGCCGTCGGCTTCCGCCTCATGGTTCAATCGAGATGGCGATGCGAGAGCTCTGCCGAACTAAGAGGGGCGATTTATGTATTGTTCGCAGTGCGGTGTTCTGAATACGAATGGCGCTCGCTACTGTTCGGCCTGTGGTGCCGAACTCGTTTTGTCAACGAACGGCGAATCGCAGGTTCAGGCTCGATCCGCTGAGCTCTCCGTGCGCTACGCGGGCTTCTGGTATCGGGCGTTGGCGGCCTTGATTGACACCGTTCTAGTCAACGTGACGGCCTTCTTCGTCGTGATTCCGCTGGCGATTAGCATGGGGCTATCCATGTCGGATAGCTCGTCTGCGGAAGAGATTGAAGCCGCTGGCCAGGGGCTTGGATTTCTGTTGAGTATGCTAATCCAATGGTTGTGGTTCACGATTGGAGAGTCGTCTTCTTGGCAGGGATCCGTCGGCAAGAAAATGCTCGGCCTGCGAGTCACTGATGAGAAAGGGCGCAGAATCAGCTTTGGTCGCGCAAACGGACGGTATTGGGGAAAAATTGTCTCGGCGCTAATTCTGTTTATCGGTTTCCTTATGGCGGCGTTCACTGAGCGCAAGCAGGCGCTACATGACAAGATGGCGGGAACACTCGTGATCAAGGCGCGCTAGTAAGGACAATGTGGGGTTATCCGGTTATTGCTTCCGAGCTCACTGGATCGATCAAACAGAACGTACGATGAGTGGCGCCTACCTGGGGGAGGAGCGCTGATTTTGAAGCTCGTTGCAGCCGCCGTAATTGAACAAAACGGTGTAATCCTTCTTGCTCGAAGAGCTCCGGGCCAGAAGCTTGCCGGGTTGTGGGAATTTCCCGGCGGAAAGGTCGAGAACGGAGAGTCGCTGGAGGAATGTCTGCGTAGAGAGTTGGCTGAAGAGCTCCAGATTTCATGTTCGATCGGAAACCTGGTCGCCGAGTCTGACTACCACGATAGCGAAGGCGCGATTCGTCTTCTCGCTCTGCGAGCGACCATTTTGAGTGGGGAGATCTCCCTCACTGTTCACGACGAGGTCTGCTGGCTGCGGCCGAAAGATCTGGAGTCGGTCCCTTTGGCTCCTGCCGACATCCCAATAGCTCGGTTTTTGAGGGAGAGCGCGCATGGCATTTGAACCCGGTCTTGTACGCGGGCAGATCATCGATAACAGTACGCTCTCAGCCCTCTTCAAGTGCAGCTCCCAGGGCGGGATGAGACGCTCTCGGGTGACGAACACGCTGGTGCTCGTGTCGAACCACGTGGAATCTATTTATGATGATCGGTGGCTGGGCGACATTTTTCACTACACAGGCATGGGTCAGGAGGGCGATCAGGCGCTCAGTTTCATGCAGAACAAGACGCTGGCAATGTCCCGAACGAACGGGGTGGACGTGCATCTGTTTGAAGTGGACAGGCCGCGTCAATATCAGTATCAGGGGCGAGTGGTACTTGCGGCGGACCCGTATGAGGAAATCCAGCCCGACCAGAAGGGGACGGATCGGCGCGTATGGGTGTTTCCGCTGCGACTGGTGGAAGGTGTACCGACTTCGGTTTCACAGCGCGATTTTGAGGAGGAGCGCCAGCACCGTGAAAGGAAGGCACGGAGGCTATCCAATGCTGAACTGAGGTTGCGGGCTCAACGTGCTCCGAAATTGGCAGGCGACCGGATAGTCACTGGGAGACAGTACGAGAGGAATCCGTATGTCTCCGAGTTCGCGA
This genomic window from Zeimonas sediminis contains:
- a CDS encoding RDD family protein — encoded protein: MSTNGESQVQARSAELSVRYAGFWYRALAALIDTVLVNVTAFFVVIPLAISMGLSMSDSSSAEEIEAAGQGLGFLLSMLIQWLWFTIGESSSWQGSVGKKMLGLRVTDEKGRRISFGRANGRYWGKIVSALILFIGFLMAAFTERKQALHDKMAGTLVIKAR
- a CDS encoding (deoxy)nucleoside triphosphate pyrophosphohydrolase — encoded protein: MKLVAAAVIEQNGVILLARRAPGQKLAGLWEFPGGKVENGESLEECLRRELAEELQISCSIGNLVAESDYHDSEGAIRLLALRATILSGEISLTVHDEVCWLRPKDLESVPLAPADIPIARFLRESAHGI
- a CDS encoding HNH endonuclease, with amino-acid sequence MAFEPGLVRGQIIDNSTLSALFKCSSQGGMRRSRVTNTLVLVSNHVESIYDDRWLGDIFHYTGMGQEGDQALSFMQNKTLAMSRTNGVDVHLFEVDRPRQYQYQGRVVLAADPYEEIQPDQKGTDRRVWVFPLRLVEGVPTSVSQRDFEEERQHRERKARRLSNAELRLRAQRAPKLAGDRIVTGRQYERNPYVSEFAKRRANGYCELCSEPAPFSNARGEPYLETHHIVWLALGGEDSTENTVALCPNCHRRMHVLDEDADKEKLRARLASS